The Cicer arietinum cultivar CDC Frontier isolate Library 1 chromosome 1, Cicar.CDCFrontier_v2.0, whole genome shotgun sequence genome contains the following window.
AAAGAATTCAAGATTTCATTCAAGAACAAAGCACATTGATCTTCGTTATCACTTCATCAGATCTCTGCTTGAGGATGAGGTGTTGGCATTGAACAAAATTGAAGGAAGTAGGAAACCAACATACATGTTGACAAAAGTAGTAACCATCGACAATTTGAAGTGGTGCTCAACTTCAATTGGCTTGCTAGAGTAACAGAGATCTGATGGTTTCCTACTTCCTTCAATTTTCTTCAATGATCATGGTGTGAAGACCGATTAAAATCAGTCTTCAAGTGGGAGATTGTTAAGACTTAGCTACTAAGCAAACTTAGTAACTAAGTAAACTTAGTAACCAAGTAAGATTGCTTAGCcaagaaacaatttttttaactatgaaGGAATTTGCTTAGTCATTAATTAACTTGGCCATTAAGAAACTTGTTGATGAAGCAAGTGATCTAAATCACCTATAAATAGAGGTGATGGATGAAGAGTGAAATTCATTCCAACCTTAAGAGAATCCAAATATTGAGAGAATTTGAAGAGAGCTAGAAATATTTCTAGAAGTGACATTCTTGGATGTAATTGGGTTTTGGATAGTGAGAGATTCTTGGATGTAATTCTGAGAGATTCTTGGATGTAAATTTCTCTTCTAGAAGTGACATTTTTACTTTCACTTTAATGTGACCACTAGAAACTTTGCGTAGTTTTCTAACAGATGATTGGTAAAGCTTCCCTTTGCAATGGACtatatgaaattatgaaatTGTGCTTCCGGCTTCCATGTCCCTATTGGTACCACTGTTATTCATGTTGTTAATactatatttattgtttttcctTAAAATTTGATAGGAATTATAGACTTGGTCATCCTTCCCCCGCTTGTTTACATATTAAATCTTTTACCTTCTTCAAAATTGAACAATATGTCTCCATACTTTCTTTTATAtaacactaaacatgatatttCTCTTTTAAAGGTTTTTGGTTCTCTTTTTTTTGCTTCTACTCTTGTTGCATATAACTAAATTTCAACCTTGTGCGCGTATATGCATTGTTTTAAGTTATAAAGGTGTAAAGGGTTATATGTTGTTTtgatatacaaattaaaaatattttctaatctAGGcatgatctatttttttttataagctaattaaaatattattaacgaGAATACATAAGAGTATTTCAACTATGTATAATTCATTACTTCTGTATGAATCATTACATACATATGTCCAAACCCACTCTCCAATCGTTGGTGTTATACCGTCCAAAGCAAATTGCAATTCATGTGCCATTCCCTCCTCCCACGCAAATAAGGGATCAATTTTCTATAAgacaattttctttttgaacGAATAAATCACCAATTTCCACGTACTACGCGCCTATGGTTTGCCCCGATAAGAAGACCCAAGCATTTAAAGGTCACTATAAAAACAGAGATAAAAACTAATTGAATTACATGTACTTTCATACAAAAACCACAAGGTTGTGTACCAAATCAGATATTTTCAAAACTATCAACATATAAGACAGGCTTAACAAACTTCATTCTTCAATTCAAATAGCATGGGTCATTCCATATGGATGATACTCCAAATTGGCCGCTTCTATTCGATTGTTCCTAATGGCATAGCAACCTAAGACATAAATGATTGTGAGGAGTGTAAGCACACAAACATTGAATATAAAAAGATGTTTCCATTGGTTTCTTATGTTGGCTAGCACTTCTCCTTTGCATGAATTGCAATCGTAACACAGATTGTCTTCTTTATTGTTCCAAGTTCTGCAATCAGTGTCGTTCACTGTTACTCCTGTTTTTGGCACTTCCCAATATGTTGAATTTTTCAATGTGAATCCACATTGTTCAGGTGGCTTACAACATCCAAACTATTACCACAaatgcaaaaacaaaaaaattaccatTACTTAAACCAACGGCAATCTACATTATAAAGTCTCTACAACAGTATCATAAGTGCACTTGTCACTACTTCGGACACATTTTTCTCCGACCGTAATATCAAGATTTCCACTATAGCTGCAAAAGTGTTTTTCTTGCACATATAGAAGCTAGAATACACATTTGtttataattacaaattaaaaatattcaattctAGTATGATTTTGTTCCAGTTTATCACTAAATGTTGGATATCCATTAACTAAATGAAAAATATCATctctttttatcttttatgttttttattgaaaaaatttcaGACATTTAATTCAAGTTTATATTACTGcgatcaaattattttattttattttatttttttatcttgttCCTGAAAGATACCGTGGATAATTTCCAAACTAGCACACAATTAATTATGTAACTATTTCCATTTGatgtcaaaattattaattcataCACGCTATGAAATAGATAAAGGTAAAAAATCAGAACCCAGATTTCCAAAATCGGCCAATTAATCTAGCTAAttaattaccaaaaaaaaattagaagaagaaaaatcagTAAGAGCAACCTCTAAGATCTTGAAACGAAGAATAATACTaacaaaataaagaaagaaaaaaaaatactcttaGTTCTACCCGTACTAATTACAACGTTTTTCTACTAAAGAATTGCACCCAATGGTTACTTTTCTACAGTTTGTGCAGTCAAAAAAGAGTTCAACATTATGTACtgctccttttttttttttttactcatacTCCTCCTAAAATACAAATagttttttcaataaaaaaaaaagaaagaaagaaaaccgTCAAAATCAGACGGTTAAGTATTGCGATATTAGATTGTTTGTTCACTCGCGCCTGAGAGTAATGGATGATAACTggtttcaatttagtcattaaaACTCTCATCATTCAAACTGGTttcaatttgtttatatttgaccATTTGACTAACGAATTCAACCGAAGTAAGACTAACCTGCGTGGCGGAGAGGTTTTGTTGACACAAACGAACACCAACCAAACAACTCTTAATATCATCCCAATTTTTCTCATTAATAACATATTGTTGCAACCAAAGCGAAAAATCCGCAACTCTGTTCACCCGAAACCCTTTATTTTCAGAAACCTCCGTACCAACTACCTTGTTGGTAACAAACAATGCAAAAACAGTGAAGAACATGAAACCCAATATAACAAAGAAAGTCGCAAGAAGGTAAGCATAGAGAGCCTCATTGATACCGCAGAGCGAGCCGATTATTCCGAGGACGGAGACGACGAAGATGAAGACGGAACCAAAGAGGAGAGGATACTGCAGCACTTTGAGGCAGTCGGTATGGCGGAAATGGATGTAGGCGAAACCGCACATTCCGGCGAGGGAAAGTAACAAGGTCAGTATGTTTAGGATACCAACCAATGTGTTGCTTATGCGGaacattttgttgttgttgattgaTTATTTGGAGGTGTGATGAATTATGTAAGGGGATTGGGAGAAAATGACGTGTTGAGTAGTGAAGGAGAAAAGAAGAACTGCTATGTATAGTGGTAAGTAACGGTTTGTAGTGTGGATTGTGGCCTCATGTGTGTCGTTTTAGAAAACGGATCAGTTGATATCGATGTGCATGAATATGGCAAGTTGATCTGCGGTTCCATTTTATGGTAACCAAGAATTAACCTTTATTTATTGAtcatcttttataaaaatggaTTTATAGGAtgttacaataataataattttatattcacattcaataaaaattgactattatcatatatataaatttaattttcatgcattattaatgtaaaaaaatttgtactctcaatcaattattataagtaatattGGATTTATAGTATAACTCATTCTAAAGTTATACACATGATTGCTCGTGATATCCCAACATACtatataaattagattaaatttttGCAACTAATTTTTGTGAAGTTTGTAAAACATTAGTAGTGTGACACGCAATGATGGTGATCTTCCATTGAATATTAgtgaaaaaaataacatttgcaacattttatttaacatatattttctaATACGCTGActttgattaatttaaatatatatagattccaCTAAATTTATATGGGATCCACATGTTTTAGTGAGACCTgtgtaaattttaatcaatttaatagaATATGTTAGAAGATGTGTGTTGCTAACATTCTTCATGAGTAAAACAATTGAGTGTACGTATACCTACGTACTAAACCAATAAATTTTGTGTTATCAAccttaattaaaaatcatacatCTTTAGTTTCTGTTGTCTACAATACCGACGATCATAGTTCAAATAACTATCATACTCCACCgaggaaaaaaaatgtatacttGAAGCTAAactatttcaagaattttttcTCTATGTCAAAAATCATGCTGAAAAATATGGTGTCATTTCCATGTCGATTTTCTCAAAAAGGTATTCAATAATTGATATAATCTCACAATACACTTTTCATCAATGTCAACCAATGCACATATGTTAATTTGCTAGTAACAATTCATCTTCTACCATGGAAACACGAAAATATCATATGAGAATACACGTTTCATTTTTAGACAAGATCATCATCTCTCATCATGAGGGACACATTGCTAGATTCGACTTAGAGCCATTCCGTGACATTTTTCCACTAGGACAATTATTCTTCACATGCCTAAACTATCCATATTTTCAACATTTCATAGTcatttcatgattttttttcacATAAGTTCTACCTCTAGCAACCAACATTGTGTTTTATGAAGTGGTATCCTTATTTTTCAATCTTCTTtcttatgaaataattttattggCCACATCTTCAAACCTCAAATTTCATTCTCATGTATCAAAAGAGGATTGATATGCTCGTAGAAGGATGAAGGAACCATATAAGTCTTAACAATTTATCTTCATCTTTAATATGTACTTAAATGACTTCTATTTTAGAGACAATACCATAGAGAACACTTAGATGAtcaaatacttttatattttcatcGATGTGTAGGTTATGAAATTGATCCTTCAACAACAACCAATTTGACATGTCTTTGGCTAGATATTGCCCTTCAAGTTTCTCCCAAAACTCTTTGGCTATCGACTTGTCTTGCGCATTCACACAAATATTCTTATCCATACACAAATGAATTGCACTTGCAACTCCTAAATCTAATTCCTCTCATTTCTCTGTGTCCATCTTCGAAATATCTCCTTTCAGCCCCATGTGTAATCCTGATTGTATCAACACATATTTGACTTGTATTTTCCATAAGTTGTAACTGATTTTCCCATCAAATCTATCTATATCAAACTTTACAACACTTAAAAAATGTGACATTGCATCAATATGAAACTTATAAACTGTGTCACAGATAGGTTCCCAAGGAAGAGATACGAGTCACAAAGGACCACTTAATAATAACATTTctacaatataaaaattattttatgatgtaGAAGATCAGACAATGCTTCAACCACGTAGTATACTAGGAATTTAATTAATACCTCACTGAGCCAAAAGCTCTAATACCAGATGTTCGCTCTTCTCTTACAAAACTAAGTAATGTGAGACTATTTCAATAAAACTTTAACATTCTTGATACAAACTAGTTTTACAGGAAAGACTTAACAAGAAATGAAtattgtgcatttaaaattaaaatacggTTACGATGTAAGATTATGTGGCAAATATGATATATTCTCACTAGATTTCGGTATAACACtattttacattgataatatatctttataaaactcaataagttttaccttaaaatttaacaaatgtcctcaaatttttcatgtcataatcaattttaaattgaaactACTAAAGAGGAGTAGTACTGTggtaaattttaattgattcgtATTGGATGAAgacctttatttatttattttccattttAAGAAACtatttaagattattttttaaaagaaataatttatgttcatttaaatttattttatacagatgaatttgaaaagattcaatatatatatatatatatatatatatatttgtgtgtgtgtgtgtttgtgtgTGTATACATACGTACGTAAGAAATACTTAATTTCTTGCtataaatagaaagaaaaaaaagagatataattaatttaataaaatgtataaaaaaaaacttttttgaagatatatatatatatatatataggattaCATCAAGTAAGAAGCGGTTAGGTTAAAATGTGTGATTGAGattaaaagattatttaagTGAGTCATGTGTCAATCACATGTCATTTTCTCTTTCAATCGCATATCATTCCTTACTTGTAGCTATATATGTACATATATAAATTTGGATGTGCTTTCACTATGAAACTTTTAAAGTGTTCACTTACTACAAATCATCTTTTGTATGACTTTTAATGTAGATGTGATTaacattgaatattttttaataattcaacaattataattaattgatatagTATACAAGATTTTACTTTGTCGTtgcatatattttgttttacaaaGAAAAACACGTATGTTCATAGTAAGAGTTTCAATACAAGTTGGAATCAGATTGATAAGGACTTCAAGATCATGAATATGAtcgatattttaataaattaggatgaactttattaattttaatttaatttataataattttcagTTTGCTTTAATTtagaattgtaatagttttaatataaatttagttgATGCTATATGTAAGTAAAGATACTTTGTTTCcttacaattaatttattttagaaaaagatgaTATAAGCCTAATATGGGCCTAGATAGTGATGTCACTTATAACCCATTTAGGTTTAACGATGATTTTACTATAAATATGCATTTGTAACCTCATTTAGACAAGTTTGAAATGGATTATAATTTCTCTAATGAGAATTGTGAGTGAGACGTGTCTCCTCTTTGAGTTTTTGGATTAGAATTTGCTTGAATCTTATCAATGGCTTCCTTACCATTGTGGCGATTTCATATTGGCTTATCAATTATCATTGATTGTGGtaccttcttcatcttctcaacctaattcatcttttgtttattttccattttcataTGTTACTTTATATGAACAAATCAGTTGGTAGATCTTTCATCTCTTGTGGAATCAACCCAAATCCAcatcacaaataaaaatatggtGGCTAGCATACAATTTATGTTGTATCTTTTGTTGGAGGTATGctgcaaatcttgaacaagaaaaagataaaattaatgatgatgaaggttgcacaaataaaatttaatccaaCATAAGATACAACATAGTAGAATGGGATAACCTGATATCTCCTTCAGAATACTTTTGGAATGtttgaagtgaattgcacatttACATCAAGCATATtgatcaatgatagtttacatAATAAAGTTCAttcatttactctcgtgcattagagaaaataagaaatgactcataaatatttttgacagaaTTTTGACTCATGTAACGTAaaatttgttttctcttttttgcCTCTAAAGTGTCTCTATTTATTGAGaaactcataccaattggtgagagaaaacaactcttgaaaATGTTTGTAACCATATGTAACTTAACAGATGCATTGGTTTGACGACTAATAGATGCATTAAACCCAAGCATtgttgaaggtgcaaacacaagaaagggggttgaattttgtttgactaagttgataactttttcattatttgattaaactagttcggacttgatgatttacttggagtagaaacaataacaaaactaaggagtgAAAGAATAAAGTGGCACAGGTAGTTTATCAttgttcaccactaacttggttaCATCCAGTCCCTTCACTCAAAATGATTTAATCtactaattcaacaacttgaaatACAAAAGATCTGTCAAGCCTTCTCCACACAATCGAACAATCCCATATTGTTGAAGACACACTAACACCAGTATCATGTTTGAATACAACggtttggaacttgagtaaTTGCTTCTAACAAGCTGGTTATATCAATGACGATCACACTCTAAGAAGAACTcctagaaaatatttctcatttgaacaagtgtttatctctttgaactctaagatgaatttcaatttttaagtttgagttcttctactcgtCTCTGATTTTTTGATGACCTTCTTCTTTAGCCTTgattatctatttatagatataatTATGGCTTCAATTTAGaccttgtttaattatgaattgtatctACATTCCTTGCTTGGTTAACAACGATCTTATTCAAACATAATTATGaacaatatgtttttttagccaattctttatttttgaatccaTTCTGAgtagttcttctagattgattttgttcgtatTATGTTCatcttaagtttttaaattcttcagattgattacaTTTctgttttgttcaaattgagtttataaattctCCATATTGATATTGTACAtagtttgttcaaattgagtttgtaaatctTCATATTGATATTGGTCGTATTTTATTAAGATTGCTTTTGATTTGGGCGGAACATAGTATTGGGACTTTTCTTGACCTTTCACAAATAGTAATATGACTATGTCCAATTCAGTATTTTGTCATTTgtcaaaatctgaatcatatctttgcaaataataaatgtatcttcttgtaaacaattcttgatcatatcttcttgtatataattcatatcttcttgtatataaatgttgataaaatcttcttgtaaataattcatatcttcttgtgataaatgttgataaaatattcttgtaaataattcatatattcttttcaacttggtcaaagattttcttcaattataaatatgaataaaatcttattttctatggtcttcaaaaatatgaatcttctttcatactctatgaagtcaaatatatttttctcataaaatacttttgttaacatcaaattTTCAAGTTTAAAAACAACTTGGTTCGAAGAATCTCTCCCTTTTAAACTCCCCCTAAGtctaagtattttttttctccccACATTATCAAACATAAAGTTGATCTGTTTTTTTTCTACACCTCTATTTTGTTGGGATATTTTAGGAGAGGGGAAGTTGCGAGAGATTCCATTGTCATCacacaaaaattcaaataacttgttttcaaattctcctccatgatcacttctaattttTATAATCTTAAGACCATTTTCATTCATTACTTGTTTGCAAAAGGAGATAAACACTTTGTGGAATTCATTCTTACTTCTTAAGAATTTTACCATTGTCCATCTATTATAATTATCTACTAAAACAAAGccatatttctttccacttagagATGTTGTTTTTCACTGGCacaaagagatctatatgtaagagcTCAAGGGGCTTTGTGGTAGAGATTGAGTTCTTAGGGATAAATGAGTTCTTTGTTTttttcccttttgacaagcttcaTACATAATTTATGCTTTATAACTAAGCTTAGGTAGACCTCTgactagttgaagtttattcagttttgaaattaatctaaaGTTTGCATGACCTAATCTTTTGTGTCAAATTAGCTTCTCTTTATTTACAAACATAAGACACTTAACCTCTTATTTCTCTATActatactgatttatcttataaatgatGTTTTGTCTATGACCTATCAAGAATACAGGTCCATCATTTTGACTAATTGTCTTgcatgtttttaattaaatataatatcataattattatcactttactgactaatagttaataaattatacttaaagacctttaacaaacaagacatctttaataaaataggaAGCACCATTATCAATTGTACCTTGACCAATGATCTGACCTTTTCGCTTTCCTCCAAAAGTCAATGTGCCTCCTTTGCTCAATGTTAGTTCCTGGAACATAGACTTATCTCTTGTTTTGTGTCACGAGCATCCATTTTTCAGGTATCATGGTGGGTGTTTTAACTTGATTGCTAAGGACATCTGCAACATAGTCAATTTTGTTCTTTagtacccaaatttggttgggtcctagtttgttagccttgaaaggtttcttgtctttccttgtatttaacatggAACATGATAATATAGAGCGATCTTTCTTAGAGCAAACAGTACACAAGATATAAAAGGGAATATGTTTAGGTTCAATTACAGTTTCTTCAAATCCTATACCTCTTTAACCATTTTTATTAACTCCATAAATCATACAAGCATACTTGCTTACCATTACCATGATATTCTTGAAATACTTCTCcatgcttatcagagttacatatggtattttcaattgatgttgaattATGATTACTTTTCAGAGTTAGATTTTTAGCCTTAACTTTAGCAATATCAATTTTCAGagttactttttttgttttaacttcaacactttgattctttaaaacattaatttcttcagttaggtttgttttttttttctttctaagtGTTTTCAGTTTCAAAGACAACTTGTGATTCTTGTTCAAGAAGCCatgtgtaaaataattaaatcagatcgagttatgtcagaaaatacctcaatttgtTCATCTGTTGATTCACTTCCTAAGTCAGAATCTATGTTGGATTCAGAGGTAGAGTTGGTATGAGCCATCACAACCAAAGCTTCTTGCTCTTCATCATCAGATGATTCATTagaatcatcccatgtagccCTCAAACTATTCTTCTTGGGTCTGAAACTctttgatgactcttcatcatatgcatattttcccaatgtttcagttttatttaacttcaatcattagttaattaaggatttatttgatatactttgttgatttttgttctttgagttaataaaatgtattgtgtttttatttcattgattaaataggaatttttcgtaattttacattgcgttttgttttagtgcagtgctgaattttggtgagaaatcaacatgatctatGTAGAGTATTGCAGCCAAatctagagttgtagatgtccaatttaAATCAAACCACGTGCATATGAAAGAAAGCTCCATAGCTAcgactttcatgaagacaccggaatcAAATTCAGACGCGAAAGAGGAGTAAAATGCAATATAAGTCATACAACAGATGATGTGCGCTTGAAATGCGCCAgccgcgcctgaggcgcatttccaaCCATTCAGCATTGTCcaggcgcgcctgaagcgcgttttCTGCGCCTGGGGTGCATTTCCGAACCAGTGacactgtccaggcgcgcctggagcgcgtttcctGCACCTGGGACGCGCGACGCACATCAGCAttaataaaaacacaatttttcactgttttagggatctttttgactattggggagttgggagacttgtgccctagcagagaaactcaaagacgaccgtttctaacaagattggagcagttttatcaaggatcattcatgaatcattcttgtaattcttctctaatctctatcttctctatctctgtcatgagtaagtaaacactatttgttagggatgagtgtaacaagatgaaacccttatttttatgaatttatttttagttatatgaatgagtttattgaattatttttttcatctatgtgcttaatgcgttttattgcttgatcaatattaaaatgttctacgatttgtattttgaaacggaagtggactttacgaatgcttgagatgagaaattcatgaatttgtagtctagacatagatgcaggtcatgaaaccaattaaattagatgCAAAGTCATAGTTTACAAGAGAATTTATATCcggtaatgcttaattataatcttaaatctactaaggaatttggggttactttggaattaaaggttctctcactaagacattagggcaagaataataaagagaattcgataataattcaataaaagaattcagtaactaggatcaataTAGAcatcaaggttggattcgaagtgaaactcatccctgacatttttcttattataaaaggtcAATTTTTTAactgttaattttaattattatttcaatcaattcagaaactttttgttcaatttagtaattaaatataattcgatagtaaaacgcaatccttgagttcgacactcggtactaccattttattattacttgcaacgattcagtacacttgctgaaacgataTCACTCTTCTTTAGAGGATTTTGACTTGATATGTCTAGGTTCATAGTATCCATAGATAATAATGCTTTTCTTGTTAGATTTATCATCATTTCCTCTGCTAAACTACTTGGAATATCTTTAggaaaatttgttatttttgttgtgccacatcttttgaatttttctagATATGAAAGCTAGTTCTTTTTCCTCTAAGTCTCTATTCTTATCCTCTGAATCATCATCCTCTTACTTTCTATTGTTGCCTTCAGAAGTTTCTTCTGCTTGTATTTCAAAGCCAAGGTTGGTTGtttcttcttgggctcatcatctgcaagttcaatttcatgtgattAGAGAGAGATTATTAATTCTTCCAGCTTAAGAGTATTCAAATCCTTTGCTTTCTAAATGAAAgtgatcttaggtctccacttTCTTGCCAGACTTCTTAGTATCTTCATCACATGATCAACAAtagtataactcttctcaagtaTCTTTAATCTTGAGAACAGGGTTTGAAATCtagaaaatattgttttaatgtCTTCATCTCCTTCCATCTTTGAACTTGCTTGCTTACTTCATAGGTTAAATTCAGACTATCATAAATAATGTTTATTTtctccttgttggtgcacttttcaaactccttgaatgtgattgcatttatcatgactATTCTGGACTTATTATGC
Protein-coding sequences here:
- the LOC101489136 gene encoding tetraspanin-11-like → MFRISNTLVGILNILTLLLSLAGMCGFAYIHFRHTDCLKVLQYPLLFGSVFIFVVSVLGIIGSLCGINEALYAYLLATFFVILGFMFFTVFALFVTNKVVGTEVSENKGFRVNRVADFSLWLQQYVINEKNWDDIKSCLVGVRLCQQNLSATQFGCCKPPEQCGFTLKNSTYWEVPKTGVTVNDTDCRTWNNKEDNLCYDCNSCKGEVLANIRNQWKHLFIFNVCVLTLLTIIYVLGCYAIRNNRIEAANLEYHPYGMTHAI